TGTATAGTcaggttgaaaaatctaccaaataataaggaaattatatccttaaaaaactctgtgtattacacgtgttgaataaatctaattttacatagcaaatgataaaaagttatatctttaaaaacttcgtgtaatacacgagttatataaatataacattgaatagtaaataataaaaaaaaaaattaaaactctgcgttttacacgagttgaataaatataattttgtataccaaataataaaaaaagttatattttttaataaattaggataacatttaatattaatgtattatttacatataatataagagaagtaggaaagagaggcatttgttttaaaaatatcttaaattaacaatttagatttcaggataatattttattaaagtatgataagatttaaaaatattaatttatttagttaatataagataagtatagatttgagtGTACCTTCAATGAATcgtgtccaaaagttggtttcttttattatagtagatagatttacGCTAGCGGCTAGTCTACGCCTTTTGTCCACCGTCGGATTTGAACCCTCACCAATTAGAGAGGGACAACTTATTCCAACATTGTGGTACCACTAGGGCATATACTTTACATGATAAACAAAAAATCAAATATAACTCAGATTTATGTTTAAATTAATAAGCATCTTTCTGTACAAAATGTGAGGAAATTTGTCTCAAAGGCAGATGGTTATCAGCCACATTTAATTGCTCCCGAACAAGATTATAGACGACTTATTGAGGGATCATTGAATTGTTTTAGGGGACCAGCTGAAGCTTCTGTAGATGCAGTAAGTAGCTTTTTTACTATTGGTTTCCATTCCAATGGCTAATATTTGGATAAGTGTTTGTATCTTATGTGTACCTTACTTGGGAATCACTCTTCACAGGTGCATTTTGTCCTAAGAGAACTCGTGAGGAAGTCAATTGGAGAAACTGAGGAACTAAGGCGGTTTGCAACCCTGCAATCCGCTCTTGCTGCTGCTGGTGAAGCATTGGAAAAGTTCCGTGACGAGAGTAAAAAGACAGTCGTTAGATTGGTAGAAATGGAGTCTTCATATCTGACTGTCGATTTCTTCCAGAAGCTTCCCCAAGAAGGGGAGAAAATGGGGCCGACTCCTTCACCTGGAGACCGTAGAACCTCATCTGCTGACCGCAGAAATCCACCTGGTTCAGACTGTGGAATCCCCCGACCATTTGAATCCATCTGACCCATTACTGGATCGATATGCAGAGGCACATTTTAGAAGAATCGGGTCAAATGTTTCATCCTATATTGGTATGGTATCAGATACACTCAGGAACACAATTCTAAAAGCAGTTGTTTATTGGTATGGTATCAGATACACTTGCATGGATATTTAAAACAATGGCATCAAAATCTTTAAAACACTTTTCTTTTTACAATTTGTAACACTATGAattgggagtggcatatgtcgcccagggtaagaactcggcatggggaagtcaccgcggagctagcttggtcgggtagcggctcccggagtgagatcactccggcggttgggaggaccgtgcactatcccccccccccccaactatACAATTAACAATCTGTTTAAACTCAAAACAGCTTTTCCAATAAACATAATCGTTTTAGCATAACCCTTGAATTCAGTTTCAAACAAACAATTTCTAATTTCTTAATTGTCTCAAACAAACAATATATGAAATACGCGTCAAAGTTTTCATTTTTCTTCTTAACTTCCTACATTCTATCTCATCATGAAATAGTTTCATTTTTCTGAAAGCAACATCAAATGGATTGACAATGTTAAGTGGCACCCACAAAATTCCTGTCTTTATAGAAAATTATCAATCAACTTTTTTAAAAGCATTATAAAATCAAAACATGTCAATTATATGTACACATTTTCCAAAAGGAAATCACATGAATGAAATTGTTTTGAGAAATAATGCAATTTAGTGAAAGAACTGGTTATTCAATATGAACATCCAACAAATCTACAAAGCTTTAGTTGTGCTATCTCTTGTAGATATTCTCATAATATAGAGTCGTTATAATCCTTGATAACCAGCGATAGCATCTAGTAGCATATGTTCAGGATTTCTAGTAGCCATACCAACAGCTGCCATTCTGGCTCCATCGGCTGCTTTAATTCCAGAAACAGAATCCTAGGAaacaaaacacacaaaaattacATGAAATACAAAAAAAAAGGTTACATGGGACCGAGTCATGAAATGAACAAAAAAATATCACATGAAAACGAAAGAACCTTTGAAGGATCGTGgttgtttatccttttcatttctgcaCATAAAAAGGTGATTCTGTTCCATGAACTTTGACTTTTAGGGTCAAATTTCTTACATTCTCATATTAAACAAAAAGTGAAATCTTTGACAAAGTGGACTTGTCTTATTCCATGAACTTTCACTTTCAGGGCGCAAAAGTTTCTCAATCGCTTAACGAGTTATTACAGTGATGAAGATTAAAATTAGCTGGG
This is a stretch of genomic DNA from Helianthus annuus cultivar XRQ/B chromosome 16, HanXRQr2.0-SUNRISE, whole genome shotgun sequence. It encodes these proteins:
- the LOC110919949 gene encoding dynamin-related protein 1C-like — encoded protein: MNRVQKLVSFIIVDRFTLAASLRLLSTVGFEPSPIREGQLIPTLWKFVSKADGYQPHLIAPEQDYRRLIEGSLNCFRGPAEASVDAVHFVLRELVRKSIGETEELRRFATLQSALAAAGEALEKFRDESKKTVVRLVEMESSYLTVDFFQKLPQEGEKMGPTPSPGDRRTSSADRRNPPGSDCGIPRPFESI